Proteins from a single region of Paraburkholderia sp. PGU19:
- a CDS encoding MFS transporter — MDVTISDVTAADRAVARSTKRLIPFLLLMYVLAFLDRANVGFAKQGLHDVVGISDAAFAFGASIFFIAYVLLEIPSNLAMHKVGARTWMCRIMVTWGLVSAATMFVQGSTSFYALRFILGACEAGFFPGVILYLTYWFPDRTRAKVMGLFYFGAPLAFMFGSPLSGYLLRFDGVLGLHGYQWMFMLEGLAATAVGVWAYFYLDDRPGDAKWLDDDEKHALDAVLQAEQSAKVSHGPHGLGSALMDRTVLYFGLIFFLIQMGVSVVVFYLPTFVGKLLGTGPNALVGFVVAIPWTCALIATFAVPRLAARGDRLVPFGCASLLIAAIAMLVSAGSSPLVSMIALCLAVAGLWAVQPIFWSMLTNYLGGMAVVSGVAMVNTIGNIGNFVSPNVKAWADASFGSSVAGLMLLSGVVVLAALMFIGARRSSQPAVVEAVHS; from the coding sequence ATGGATGTCACTATCTCTGACGTGACGGCGGCTGATCGCGCAGTCGCCAGATCGACGAAACGCCTGATTCCCTTTTTGCTTTTAATGTACGTGCTCGCGTTTCTCGACCGGGCCAACGTTGGCTTCGCGAAGCAGGGACTGCACGATGTCGTCGGCATCTCGGACGCGGCCTTTGCGTTCGGCGCCAGCATCTTTTTCATCGCTTATGTGCTGCTCGAAATCCCGAGCAACCTCGCGATGCATAAAGTGGGGGCGCGCACCTGGATGTGCCGCATCATGGTGACCTGGGGCCTCGTGTCGGCGGCGACGATGTTCGTGCAGGGTTCGACGAGCTTCTACGCGCTGCGCTTCATTCTGGGAGCGTGCGAAGCGGGCTTCTTTCCCGGCGTGATCCTGTACCTGACCTACTGGTTTCCAGACCGCACGCGGGCGAAGGTCATGGGCCTCTTCTACTTCGGCGCGCCGCTCGCATTCATGTTTGGTTCGCCGTTGTCCGGCTACCTGCTGCGCTTCGATGGCGTGCTCGGGTTGCACGGCTATCAGTGGATGTTCATGCTCGAAGGCCTCGCGGCAACGGCTGTCGGTGTGTGGGCATACTTCTATCTGGACGACAGACCTGGCGACGCGAAATGGCTCGACGACGATGAGAAACACGCACTTGACGCCGTGCTTCAGGCGGAGCAGTCCGCGAAGGTCTCACACGGACCGCACGGTTTGGGCTCCGCGCTCATGGATCGCACGGTGTTGTACTTCGGCCTGATCTTTTTCCTGATCCAGATGGGTGTCTCGGTGGTGGTGTTCTATCTGCCGACGTTCGTCGGCAAACTGCTCGGCACGGGGCCGAACGCGCTGGTGGGCTTTGTCGTCGCGATCCCGTGGACCTGCGCGCTCATTGCGACGTTCGCCGTCCCGAGACTGGCAGCACGCGGGGACCGGCTCGTGCCGTTCGGCTGCGCGAGTCTACTGATCGCTGCGATTGCCATGTTGGTCTCGGCGGGCTCATCGCCGCTGGTTTCGATGATCGCGTTGTGTCTGGCGGTGGCGGGGCTCTGGGCAGTCCAGCCTATCTTCTGGTCGATGCTCACTAACTATCTCGGCGGCATGGCGGTCGTGTCCGGCGTCGCGATGGTGAACACGATCGGCAACATCGGCAACTTCGTCTCGCCGAACGTGAAGGCATGGGCGGACGCGAGCTTCGGTTCGAGCGTGGCGGGGCTGATGCTGCTGAGCGGTGTTGTCGTGCTCGCTGCGCTGATGTTCATCGGCGCGCGACGTTCTTCGCAACCGGCTGTTGTTGAAGCGGTTCACTCATGA
- a CDS encoding sugar phosphate isomerase/epimerase family protein → MTTTPQFGWCGPLQNAVLMKEAGLDYIEAQLVPMKLEDDALFANAKAHIGELPLPALAFNYLFPHDARIVGPEKDERRNRAYFDRVVELLTLARARIVVLGSGWTRNIPEGWTQAQAEDEFLTTLAWCADALAGSGTTLVIEPLNRKESNLVNSVADGARLAKALNRPEVRGLADFYHMDEEVEPLDELRKHGAWLAHVHLADTGRLNPGTGAYDYPTFFGHLKACGYQGLLSAECGFKGEPLASMRESAAFLRRAWNDA, encoded by the coding sequence ATGACGACGACACCCCAATTCGGCTGGTGCGGTCCGCTGCAGAACGCGGTGTTGATGAAGGAGGCAGGGCTCGACTACATCGAGGCACAGCTCGTGCCGATGAAACTCGAGGACGATGCGCTGTTCGCCAATGCCAAGGCGCACATCGGGGAACTGCCGTTGCCCGCGCTTGCTTTCAACTATCTGTTCCCACACGACGCCCGCATCGTCGGCCCGGAAAAGGACGAGCGGCGCAACCGTGCTTACTTCGATCGCGTGGTGGAGCTGCTGACGCTGGCACGAGCGCGCATCGTCGTGCTTGGCAGCGGCTGGACGCGCAATATCCCTGAAGGCTGGACGCAGGCTCAGGCAGAAGATGAATTCCTGACAACGCTTGCATGGTGCGCCGACGCGCTTGCAGGCAGCGGCACGACGCTCGTGATCGAGCCGCTGAACCGCAAGGAATCGAACCTGGTGAACAGCGTCGCCGACGGTGCGCGACTCGCAAAAGCGCTGAACCGTCCCGAGGTGCGCGGCCTCGCGGACTTCTATCACATGGACGAAGAAGTCGAGCCGCTTGACGAGTTGCGCAAGCACGGTGCATGGCTCGCTCACGTTCATCTCGCCGACACTGGCCGGTTGAATCCGGGCACTGGCGCCTACGACTACCCGACGTTCTTCGGGCATCTCAAGGCCTGCGGCTACCAGGGCCTGCTCAGTGCCGAATGCGGATTCAAAGGCGAGCCGCTCGCTTCGATGCGCGAGAGCGCGGCCTTCCTGCGCCGGGCTTGGAACGACGCATAG